Proteins encoded within one genomic window of Anopheles gambiae chromosome 3, idAnoGambNW_F1_1, whole genome shotgun sequence:
- the LOC1270744 gene encoding uncharacterized protein LOC1270744: MHFLTVFTLTLCGALTVARGCDVPLAHYKTMHCQPVGNRPDGCPERYDCPSITAHDSSKCYFNGKTYDIDQPVPDAEVSQFCSAACYCRSANPIAKFRCVHVDCAEFFKRFDYDNCVRQYSPQSCCSTGTVCGEERKKLATCELESEIYREGQRMRFKGNQCRTCICTAGFNATAIEQDPNCVETVCGFELFEEKQVYGGGIPVYKPDGCCPWEWRMPKQTDTVVKGAGSKPATDPKLQCKYGSLTLDVGDSLDIQQRAEGQKLSCSCQVPPLMHCMLN, encoded by the exons atgcatttcttAACAGTTTTCACCCTGACGCTGTGCGGTG CGCTGACCGTCGCGCGCGGCTGTGATGTACCGCTGGCGCACTACAAAACGATGCACTGCCAGCCGGTCGGCAACCGTCCGGACGGTTGCCCGGAAAGGTACGACTGCCCCTCGATAACGGCGCACGACAGCAGCAAGTGTTACTTTAATGGCAAAACGTACGACATCGATCAGCCCGTGCCGGACGCGGAGGTGTCCCAGTTTTGCTCTGCCGCCTGCTACTGCCGATC TGCTAATCCGATTGCTAAATTCCGCTGCGTGCACGTGGACTGTGCGGAGTTTTTCAAGCGGTTCGATTACGACAACTGCGTGCGCCAGTACAGCCCGCAGAGCTGCTGCTCGACCGGTACGGTGTGCGGGGAGGAGCGCAAGAAGCTGGCGACGTGCGAGCTGGAGAGCGAAATCTACCGGGAAGGCCAACGTATGCGCTTCAAGGGCAACCAGTGCCGGACGTGCATCTGTACCGCCGGGTTTAATGCGACCGCGATCGAGCAGGATCCGAACTGCGTGGAGACGGTGTGCGGGTTCGAGCTGTTCGAGGAGAAGCAGGTGTACGGTGGTGGCATCCCGGTGTACAAGCCGGACGGCTGCTGCCCATGGGAGTGGCGAATGC caaaacaaacggaTACCGTTGTGAAGGGCGCTGGAAGTAAGCCGGCCACTGATCCGAAGCTACAGTGCAAGTACGGCAGCCTCACGCTCGATGTGGGAGACTCGCTCGACATACAGCAGAGGGCCGAGGGACAGAAGTTGTCCTGCAGCTGCCAGGTGCCACCGTTGATGCACTGCATGTTGAACTAA
- the LOC1270743 gene encoding uncharacterized protein LOC1270743, which produces MFSVLVHKLPAMLIVAVLLISGATNALGRCPVPTKHYTTLGCEPAAEQNAQGCPLWFNCSMLEQRAHDKCYLFGKTYELHAHVPDEKVKSSCLALCTCQMNSRRAVAEFHCAHIDCPEFLSPHRAGCVRQYRTNDCCSSRQACGEKRTNLPRCTVGAVTYYEGERMQLPDDPCQTCICTQHFNASDPHGHTKCYTNACAFELIAPSVLAHGAAPVYYGNRCCPWEWRLPKANDRIRRDEGTESSNALEGRTVRDSCTYGNLTLSIGESLVADVTPVGIYQCFCAIPPMVHCTLTAN; this is translated from the exons ATGTTTTCAGTTTTAGTGCACAAACTTCCAGCGATGCTGATCGTTGCCGTTTTGCTGATCTCTGGAG CCACAAACGCTTTGGGCCGATGTCCAGTGCCCACCAAACACTACACGACCCTCGGGTGCGAACCGGCCGCCGAGCAAAACGCACAGGGCTGCCCACTATG GTTCAACTGTTCGATGCTGGAACAGCGCGCCCATGATAAGTGTTATCTGTTCGGCAAAACGTACGAACTGCACGCGCACGTCCCGGACGAGAAGGTGAAATCGTCCTGCCTGGCCCTGTGCACATGCCAAAT GAACTCACGGCGCGCCGTTGCCGAATTCCACTGCGCCCACATCGACTGTCCGGAGTTCCTGTCGCCGCACCGGGCCGGCTGTGTGCGCCAGTACCGCACGAACGATTGCTGCTCGTCCCGGCAGGCGTGCGGCGAGAAGCGCACCAATCTGCCCCGCTGTACGGTGGGCGCGGTGACGTACTACGAGGGCGAACGGATGCAGCTGCCGGACGACCCGTGCCAGACGTGCATCTGCACGCAGCATTTCAACGCGAGCGACCCGCACGGCCACACGAAATGCTACACGAACGCGTGTGCGTTCGAGCTGATAGCGCCGTCGGTGCTGGCGCACGGTGCAGCCCCGGTGTACTACGGCAATCGGTGCTGCCCGTGGGAGTGGCGACTGC caaaagcaaacgatCGTATCCGGCGGGACGAGGGAACGGAGAGCTCAAACGCTTTGGAAGGGAGGACGGTTCGAGACAGCTGCACGTATGGTAACTTGACGCTAAGCATAGGGGAGTCACTGGTAGCGGATGTGACGCCGGTCGGCATTTACCAGTGCTTCTGTGCCATCCCCCCGATGGTCCACTGTACCTTAACGGCAAACTGA
- the LOC3291262 gene encoding uncharacterized protein LOC3291262, with protein sequence MQTPTAESSVPAAAELNPMCQTKQEVDPTKDTERRGQPFTFHPLPSNASYHEAWRHVRDTVPITPTPALNHRTTRNHRGHAVHFSMGVYENESPTKASHCYSPYGRMRPYFIPHRTRTKSESSDPTNHSGLAGQDSADNHPSASTSHAGIATTLMETCEHSTPMMDDVSINAVRYSRNPIVLLKKSRSLENVRVDNSLDGSQVSHEMEFVSSRIQKLKVQE encoded by the exons ATGCAA ACCCCAACCGCCGAAAGCAGCGTGCCGGCTGCGGCCGAACTGAACCCGATGTGCCAAACGAAGCAGGAAGTGGACCCTACCAAAGACACCGAACGGCGCGGGCAGCCCTTTACCTTTCACCCATTGCCAAGCAATGCTAGTTACCATGAGGCGTGGCGCCACGTGCGAGATACGGTACCGATTACGCCGACCCCGGCGCTCAACCATCGGACCACGCGCAATCATCGCGGTCACGCCGTACACTTTTCGATGGGAGTGTACGAAAATGAG TCACCAACGAAAGCTTCCCACTGCTATTCACCGTACGGTCGGATGCGCCCCTACTTTATACCTCATCGAACGCGCACGAAAAGCGAAAGCTCGGATCCGACGAACCACTCCGGGCTAGCCGGGCAGGACAGTGCAGACAATCATCCGTCGGCGTCCACCAGTCATGCCGGGATCGCAACGACACTGATGGAAACGTGCGAACACTCCACGCCGATGATGGATGACGTATCGATCAATGCAGTGCGGTACAGCCGGAATCCGATCGTTCTGCTGAAAAAGTCCCGCTCGCTGGAGAACGTGCGCGTGGACAACTCGCTCGACGGGTCGCAGGTATCGCACGAGATGGAGTTCGTATCGAGCCGCATACAGAAGCTTAAGGTACAGGAGTGA